TTGACCAAGCCGCCTCTCCCGCTCGCACCCGGCTCGGGTACCATCGACAAAGCAGGCGTCGATGGTACCGCCGCCTATGGCAACGACTTGATGGACGCTGGCTGGACACCGACCGAATCGACCGACGGCAACGTCGCGTTGGTCTACGACCTCGGTGCCGAGCACGTTGGCGAACCATTGCTGGAGCTGACCAGTGCCAGCCCAGGCACCATCGACTTCGGCTTCGCCGAACTGCTCGACGACCACGGCCGGCCCGCGTTGATGATGAAAGGCGGAAGCTACGCCAATCGCATCGAAACTCCCGGCGGCAACGTGAACTTCGCCGGCATTGGCTACTCCGGCATACGGTATCTCGCGGTGATGCTCCGCGAGTTCGACGGACCGGTCGACGTGCGCCGCGTGGGTGTTCGCGCGTCGACGCTGGCACTGCGCTTCTCGACGCCGCCGCGGTCGGGGCATGCCGATCTGGACTGCGTCGTTGAGCTTTGTGCTCGGACGGTTCGTGTGGGCGTGCAGGAGAGCTTGATCGACTGCCCAACGCGTGAACAAGCGATGTATCTCGGCGATGGCCACTTGATCGCGCGCTGGTTGCTACGTCTGACCGGGGACGCGTCGCACTGGAAACGCCTGGTTCGTGCCCAGTTCCATCGCCCCGCCGCCAACGGTCTGATCCGCACCGTCGTGTTCTCGGCCGCGCCGGTGATGCTGCTCGACTACAACCTGCTCGGCATTATCGGCACACGCGACTACCTCGCCCACACCGGCGACCTCAATACTGTCCGCACTTTGCTGCCGACGGCATGCGACGTCTATGGCTGGTTTGAAAGACAGCTGGATAACGACGGCCTGCTGCGCGTGGACTTGTCGAGCTTCGACCGTGGACAAGTCCGCGAGGAAACCTACGACCCGGCGCTGCCCGATGGCGAGGCCCACCGCAATCTGTTCATCGATCACGCCGGCATGGGCTGGCACAATGTGGGCGAACCCGGCATCGACCGCACGGGCACCAATACCGCGATCAACGCGTTGCTCTCGATGGCCGAGTGTGCGCTGGCGGACATGGGTGAGGAATCGACACTACGGCGGCGGTCCGAACGTCGACGGTCGACGGCACGGGCGGCGTTCTACGACGGGATACTGTTCCGTGACGGAGCGGGCTCCGATCAGATCAGTCAGCAGACTAATGTCTGGGCCACGCTGGCCGGGTGGATGACACCGACCGAAGCGGCAACCGCGCTTGAGCCGCTGTTTGCCGATCCGAGCGAGAAGGTGGCGCGGTGCGGGCCATACTTCTGGGCGTATGCGATCCTCGCCCTGCGCTACGCCGGTCTCGAATCTCTCGCGCGACGGGAGGTGGTTCGTCTCTGGCAACCGATGCTCGACGCCGACGCAACCACGTTGTGGGAGACCTTCAACGGCGACGCCTACGACTCGCGCTGCCACCCGTGGAGTGCCGCCCCGCTCGACTTGGTCTATTCGCCAAACTCCCACGCCTTGACCAAGACGCCATCGGGATCGAGCAGCCGAACGTAGTCGATCTCGACATCGCCTGTCGCATTGATCGGGTCGATCCGCAGCCCGGTCAGCGGCGTCTTCGGGTCGATCGACACACGGATGCGTTGGTCCACGTCGTAAACGAACCCAATGCGGGCATCGCGGTTGAAGTTCGGCCGATTCGTAGTTGCCAAGTATACATCGCCAACACCGCCGGCACTCGCTTTGAGCCGAGTCTCAACCACGTGTGGGCCGACCACGGCGGGAACGTCCGTTGCCACGAGGTACGGATCAGGACCGACGCACTCAAGCATTAGTCGACCGCCCTGCAACTTGCCACGCAGGTGCTTGCGTGTCACCCGGCCGCAGAGCGTTAGCAACGCCGGCTGGTTCTTCGAGAGATCGTTGGTTTCACCGATGTCTTCGACCAAGTCATACAGCTCATACCGGTCACCGCCATCGGGCAGGTCGGCGTAGAAACGGATGATCTTGTGATCACCGACGCGCAGGCTGGACGACGGCTGATACCCGGACCGCTGCCCCCAGCCGTGCGGGAAATGTACAAAGATCGACCGATCTGCCAGCGGCTCCACGACGTCGCCACCGCGCAAAACCGGCCCTAAGTCATGTCCGTCGAACGCGACGTCTGCCTCTAAAACCGCGAGACCGATGACCGTTGGGAACACGTCGAGGCTTCCGATCAATTGTGCGCTTTC
The sequence above is drawn from the Planctomycetota bacterium genome and encodes:
- a CDS encoding sulfatase/phosphatase domain-containing protein — translated: MGFRQGRQRRYGQTEKTIIVFLSDNGGVHWEPAAEYGYRDRPITSNAPLRGGKATIYEGGTRAPMVIVYPPVIAPASESAQLIGSLDVFPTVIGLAVLEADVAFDGHDLGPVLRGGDVVEPLADRSIFVHFPHGWGQRSGYQPSSSLRVGDHKIIRFYADLPDGGDRYELYDLVEDIGETNDLSKNQPALLTLCGRVTRKHLRGKLQGGRLMLECVGPDPYLVATDVPAVVGPHVVETRLKASAGGVGDVYLATTNRPNFNRDARIGFVYDVDQRIRVSIDPKTPLTGLRIDPINATGDVEIDYVRLLDPDGVLVKAWEFGE